A stretch of Arachis hypogaea cultivar Tifrunner chromosome 15, arahy.Tifrunner.gnm2.J5K5, whole genome shotgun sequence DNA encodes these proteins:
- the LOC112751426 gene encoding alkane hydroxylase MAH1, whose amino-acid sequence MMITAIFCYVAIIASIFCYLLYYFFHRRLSCKTPLLIDWPVLGMLPQLLWNLYRIHDFLTDILRQHGRTGEFMGPWFTKMNYMITSDPMNVHHIMSKSFDNYVKGPEFREIFQVFGDGIFATDSERWRYHRLLLHSVFKNRSFEMFLEKTIQKKVANDLIPVLEHVVHQHVEVDLQDVFNRFTFDNICNIILGYDPHCLAIDLPQVIAYEKAFNEAEESIFYRHVVPKGVWKLQKLLQIGQERKMTQACKIFDQFLYSCIATKRKELSKSTKIDESHDHVDLLTSLMREEDQLHDDKFLRDLAFNLFVAGRDTITSALTWFFWLVATNPLVEAKILDEIKQNFGFNNDDEMKHKVLGIEEVKKLVYLHGAFCESLRLFPPIPFERKQPIKSDILPSGHHVNPSTMILLSLFAMGRFEEVWGKDCLEFKPERWISNRGSVVHVPSYKFISFNAGPRTCLGKDISFIQLKMVAASILCNYHIHVVEGHQAIPSLSIVLLMKHGLKVRITRRQCK is encoded by the coding sequence atgaTGATAACCGCAATCTTTTGCTATGTAGCAATAATTGCATCAATATTTTGCtacttattatattattttttccatAGGAGATTATCTTGCAAGACTCCTCTCCTAATAGATTGGCCTGTCCTTGGAATGTTACCACAATTATTGTGGAATTTGTATCGGATCCATGATTTCTTAACCGATATTTTGAGACAACATGGGAGAACCGGTGAATTCATGGGACCTTGGTTCACCAAAATgaactatatgatcactagtgacCCCATGAATGTTCATCACATAATGAGCAAGAGTTTTGATAACTATGTCAAGGGCCCTGAATTTCGCGAGATTTTCCAAGTCTTTGGGGATGGTATTTTCGCCACGGATTCTGAGAGATGGAGATACCACAGGCTGTTGCTCCACTCTGTTTTCAAGAATAGAAGCTTCGAGATGTTTCTAGAGAAAACGATTCAAAAGAAAGTGGCAAATGATTTGATTCCAGTACTAGAACATGTGGTACACCAACATGTTGAGGTGGATCTACAAGATGTGTTCAATCGCTTCACATTCGACAACATTTGCAACATCATTTTAGGGTATGATCCTCATTGTCTTGCTATTGATCTCCCTCAAGTTATTGCATATGAGAAGGCTTTTAATGAAGCTGAAGAATCCATATTCTATAGACATGTAGTGCCTAAAGGTGTTTGGAAGCTACAAAAATTGCTTCAAATTGGTCAAGAGAGAAAGATGACACAAGCTTGCAAAATATTTGACCAATTCTTATATTCATGCATAGCAACTAAGCGCAAAGAGTTAAGTAAGTCTACAAAAATTGATGAGTCTCatgatcatgttgacttgctcaCCTCTTTAATGAGAGAAGAAGATCAATTACATGATGATAAATTCTTAAGAGACTTAGCTTTTAATCTTTTTGTAGCCGGAAGAGATACTATAACTTCAGCTCTTACTTGGTTCTTTTGGCTTGTTGCTACAAACCCATTAGTAGAAGCTAAGATTCTTGATGAGATCAAACAAAATTTTGGGTTCAATAATGATGATGAAATGAAGCACAAAGTTTTaggcatagaggaggtgaaaaagCTAGTTTATCTCCATGGTGCTTTTTGTGAGTCTTTGAGACTTTTTCCTCCTATTCCTTTTGAGAGGAAGCAACCAATCAAAAGTGACATACTCCCAAGTGGACATCATGTTAATCCAAGTACAAtgatcttactttctttgtttgcAATGGGAAGGTTTGAAGAGGTATGGGGAAAAGATTGCTTGGAGTTCAAGCCAGAGAGATGGATCTCTAATAGAGGTAGTGTTGTTCATGTGCCATCTTATAAGTTCATTAGTTTTAATGCGGGTCCTAGAACTTGTTTGGGAAAGGAcatatcttttattcaattgaaGATGGTGGCAGCTTCTATTTTGTGCAATTATCATATTCATGTGGTGGAAGGTCATCAAGCTATTCCTAGTCTTTCAATTGTACTTCTAATGAAGCATGGTTTGAAAGTTAGGATAACTAGAAGACAGTGCAAGTAA
- the LOC140179433 gene encoding uncharacterized protein — translation MRDPGKRSQIWNYPINQQDEIRRAYIKFGPYQFIMDEYSLSGLESHPRRFKAHWFKRGFRNWKKVNNGKDCAFLSHVGKSLNSPHNIAVKSCKDLLNQLCHIDKVLAKQSSQQVLSNRLRLKASIDTVRWLTFQACVFRGHDESHESQNRKNFLEILKLLASYNKEVDAVVLDNAPQNAIYISPSIQKEILHVFARKVQNEIRNEIGNAKFCLIVDEARDESRREQMALVVRFVDKHEFVKERLIDVVHVKDTTSATLKQEICSALSHHNLNIQNVRGQRYDGASNMGGDWKGLQALIIQECPYAYYVHCFAHQLQLALVAAAKEVVDVHAFFQSLSNIINVVCSSCKRNDELRSAYATEIFHLVATNQIETGRGANQIGTLKRSGDTRWSSHFNSICSLLRMFGATTSVLEDLATNGSTYSQRGDATYALKSLLSFDFVFILHMMKEIMGITDKLCQALQRKSQDILNAMHLVSSTKSLIQQLRDSSWEHFWRKLVLSAMIMLFRYLIWVLLLVT, via the exons ATGCGTGATCCCGGAAAGCGTTCGCAAATTTGGAATTATCCTATCAATCAACAAGATGAAATCCGTAGAGCATACATAAAGTTTGGACCATATCAATTTATTATGGATGAGTACTCTCTTTCTGGTCTAGAAAGTCATCCTCGTCGTTTCAAAGCTCATTGGTTTAAGA GAGGATTTCGCAATtggaaaaaagtgaataatggaaaggATTGTGCATTTTTATCTCATGTGGGTAAATCTCTTAATTCTCCTCATAATATTGCTGTTAAGTCTTGTAAAGATTTGCTTAATCAATTATGTCACATTGACAAAGTATTGGCTAAGCAAAGCTCACAACAAGTTTTAAGCAATAGATTGCGTCTTAAAGCCTCTATTGATACTGTCAGATGGTTAACGTTTCAAGCTTGTGTTTTTAGGGGACATGACGAGAGTCATGAGTCTCAGAATcgaaaaaattttcttgaaatattaaaattattagctTCTTACAATAAAGAAGTGGATGCAGTTGTTTTGGATAATGCTCCTCAAAATGCAATATACATATCACCTTCTATTCAAAAGGAAATTCTACATGTTTTTGCTAGAAAGGTGCAAAATGAAATTCGAAATGAGATTGGTAATGCAAAgttttgtttgattgttgatgaaGCTAGAGATGAATCTAGAAGAGAACAAATGGCACTTGTTGTTAGATTTGTTGATAAGCATGAATTTGTCAAAGAAAGGCTAATAGATGTTGTTCATGTCAAAGATACTACTTCTGCTACTCTAAAACAAGAGATTTGTTCTGCATTATCTCATCACAATCTCAACATTCAAAATGTTCGAGGTCAAAGGTATGACGGAGCTAGTAATATGGGTGGAGATTGGAAAGGGTTACAAGCTTTAATTATTCAAGAATGTCCTTATGCATATTATGTTCATTGCTTTGCTCATCAATTACAGCTAGCTCTTGTTGCTGCGGCTAAAGAAGTTGTTGATGTTCATGCTTTTTTCCAAAGTTTGAGTAATATTATCAATGTTGTGTGCTCTTCTTGCAAACGCAATGATGAATTACGATCTGCTTATGCAACTGAAATTTTTCATTTAGTTGCAACTAATCAAATTGAAACAGGAAGGGGAGCAAATCAAATTGGCACATTAAAAAGATCAGGAGATACCAGGTGGAGCTCTCACTTCAACTCAATTTGTAGCCTTTTACGTATGTTTGGAGCAACAACTTCAGTTCTGGAAGATTTGGCTACTAATGGATCTACATATTCTCAACGTGGTGATGCTACTTATGCTCTTAAatctttattatcatttgattttgttttcattttgcatATGATGAAAGAAATCATGGGAATCACTGATAAACTTTGTCAAGCATTGCAACGAAAATCTCAAGACATTTTGAATGCTATGCATCTGGTTTCTAGTACAAAGTCATTGATTCAACAGTTAAGAGATAGTAGTTGGGAGCACTTTTGGAGAAAGTTAGTTCTTTCTGCAATGATCATGCTATTCAGATACCTGATATGGGTGCTTCTTTTAGTGACATAA
- the LOC112751425 gene encoding alkane hydroxylase MAH1 encodes MAIFFYLATMAALLCFLLHSFHRRLCCKSPLLIDWPIVGMLPIVLWNLFRIHDFITDVLKQEGKTGEFMGPWFTNMNYLVTSDPINVHHIMSKSFDNYVKGSEFRDIFQIFGDGIFTTDSETWRYHRSLLLSLFKNRSFEIFLEKTIRKKVEASLIPVLEHVVQQRVEVDLQDIFNRFTFDNICNIVLGYDPNCLSIEFPQVACEKAFNEAEESLFYRHAVPKSVWKLLEWLQLGQERKMSEACKVFDQFIYSCIASKREEISKYNKSSQIDEAQVDLLSALMMMREQEEQEKGQSQTLLVNDDKFLRDSTFNIFVAGRDTITSALTWFFWLVATNPLVETRILDEIKENFGSNNDEMKHKVLGIEEVKKLVYLHGALCESLRLFPPIPFERKQPIKSDILPSGHHVNPSTMILLSLFAMGRFEEVWGKDCLEFKPERWISNKGSIVHMPSYKFISFNAGPRTCLGKDISFIQLKMVAASILCNYHIHVVEGHQAIPSLSIVLLMKHGLKVRITRRQCK; translated from the coding sequence ATGGCCATATTTTTCTATTTAGCAACAATGGCAGCACTACTTTGCTTCCTCTTACACTCTTTTCATAGGAGACTATGTTGCAAGAGCCCTCTCTTAATAGATTGGCCTATTGTTGGCATGCTACCAATAGTGTTATGGAACTTGTTCCGGATCCATGATTTCATAACCGATGTCTTGAAACAAGAAGGCAAAACCGGCGAGTTCATGGGACCATGGTTCACCAACATGAACTATTTGGTCACTAGTGACCCCATCAATGTTCATCACATAATGAGCAAGAGTTTTGACAACTATGTCAAGGGCTCTGAATTTCGTGACATCTTCCAAATTTTTGGAGATGGTATTTTTACCACGGATTCGGAGACTTGGAGGTACCATAGATCTTTGCTTCTTTCTTTGTTTAAGAATAGAAGCTTCGAGATTTTTCTAGAGAAAACGATTCGGAAGAAGGTGGAAGCTAGCTTGATTCCTGTATTAGAACACGTGGTACAACAACGTGTTGAGGTGGATCTACAAGACATCTTCAATCGCTTCACATTCGACAACATTTGCAACATTGTTTTAGGGTATGATCCTAATTGTCTTTCTATTGAGTTCCCTCAAGTTGCATGTGAGAAGGCTTTTAATGAAGCTGAAGAGTCCTTATTCTATAGGCATGCTGTTCCAAAGAGTGTTTGGAAGCTTCTAGAATGGCTTCAATTAGGTCAAGAGAGAAAGATGAGTGAAGCTTGCAAGGTGTTTGACCAATTCATATACTCTTGCATAGCAtcaaagagagaagagataagCAAGTACAACAAAAGTAGTCAAATAGATGAAGCTCAAGTTGACTTGCTTAGtgctttgatgatgatgagagaacaagaagaacaagaaaagggTCAAAGTCAAACATTATTAGTCAATGATGACAAGTTTCTAAGAGACTCAACTTTCAATATTTTTGTGGCCGGAAGAGATACTATAACTTCAGCTCTTACTTGGTTCTTTTGGCTTGTTGCTACAAACCCATTAGTTGAAACCAGAATTCTTGatgaaatcaaagaaaattttggatcaaataaTGATGAAATGAAGCACAAAGTTTTAGGCATAGAAGAGGTGAAAAAGCTAGTTTATCTTCATGGTGCTCTTTGTGAATCTTTGAGGCTATTTCCTCCTATTCCTTTTGAGAGGAAGCAACCAATCAAAAGTGACATACTCCCAAGTGGACATCATGTGAATCCAAGTACAAtgatcttactttctttgtttgcAATGGGAAGGTTTGAAGAGGTATGGGGAAAAGATTGCTTGGAGTTCAAGCCAGAGAGATGGATCTCTAATAAGGGTAGTATTGTTCATATGCCATCTTACAAGTTCATTAGTTTTAATGCGGGTCCTAGAACTTGCTTGGGAAAGGACATATCTTTTATCCAATTGAAGATGGTGGCAGCTTCTATTTTGTGCAATTATCATATTCATGTGGTGGAAGGTCATCAAGCTATTCCTAGTCTTTCAATTGTACTTCTAATGAAGCATGGTTTGAAAGTTAGGATAACTAGAAGACAGTGCAAGTAA